A genomic stretch from Myxocyprinus asiaticus isolate MX2 ecotype Aquarium Trade chromosome 24, UBuf_Myxa_2, whole genome shotgun sequence includes:
- the pcsk1nl gene encoding proprotein convertase subtilisin/kexin type 1 inhibitor, like, translated as MSGLLTSSVLLIFSLMLFQIHTLEAKPLSAMYGGGRNFDSQAGGVRLRRDLRDSVPYEAQMMSYPGADFKGRSNDLYYQPEALRAQGLGQALQRLMENDQRREQEAAYLASLMRFLNEAQDNGQEDEGDFQGPYPADYDETEQAVSMAKPQASWQGLLDPQLTQALLNRYKQERLMQAGIASTGNRIPERQQDKDQEMLRYLVEKILSSLASGGNQAAPSNQRAKRDLGAVASMERTGGSVLKRARRFLDSVPVPSPQAEASLLRVKRLDDDLDDEGVIAQSNRTPHVGLQRMKRIDTDLPPPKKHSRIRRALTYDPNLIAQHILQYIPA; from the exons CCTCTCTCCGCCATGTATGGGGGCGGTCGCAACTTCGACAGCCAGGCAGGTGGAGTACGTCTTCGAAGAGACCTCCGCGATTCAGTACCCTACGAGGCCCAGATGATGTCATATCCTGGAGCTGACTTCAAGGGTCGGAGCAATGATCTGTACTACCAACCAGAGGCCTTGAGAGCTCAAGGTCTCGGACAAGCCCTCCAGCGATTGATGGAAAACGACCAGAGGCGGGAACAGGAAGCAGCTTATCTTGCTTCATTGATGCGTTTCCTTAACGAGGCCCAGGATAACGGCCAGGAGGATGAAGGGGATTTCCAGGGACCATACCCTGCAGACTATGATGAGACTGAGCAGGCTGTGAGCATGGCTAAGCCCCAGGCATCATGGCAAGGCCTTCTGGATCCTCAGCTTACTCAGGCCCTACTCAACCGCTACAAGCAGGAGAGACTGATGCAGGCTGGAATTGCTTCAACCGGCAACAGGATTCCTGAGAGACAGCAGGATAAAGATCAAGAGATGCTTAG ATACCTCGTTGAGAAAATCCTCTCCAGTTTGGCATCTGGTGGAAACCAGGCAGCCCCTTCAAACCAGCGTGCTAAACGAGACCTGGGAGCCGTTGCCAGCATGGAGAGAACCGGAGGCTCCGTCCTAAAACGAGCTCGGCGCTTCCTGGACTCCGTCCCCGTACCCTCCCCCCAGGCCGAGGCCTCGCTGTTGAGGGTGAAAAGGCTTGACGATGACCTCGATGATGAAGGGGTCATAGCACAGAGCAACAGAACGCCACACGTCGGCCTACAGAGGATGAAACGCATAGACACTGACCTGCCACCCCCTAAAAAACACAGCCGCATACGCAGAGCACTGACCTATGACCCCAATCTGATTGCACAGCACATTCTGCAGTACATACCAGCCTAA